The Dermacentor albipictus isolate Rhodes 1998 colony chromosome 2, USDA_Dalb.pri_finalv2, whole genome shotgun sequence genome has a segment encoding these proteins:
- the LOC135898521 gene encoding T-cell activation inhibitor, mitochondrial-like, whose product MSARMSRSMVLWARFTFRFTGCSTCVRLSSVEAPRAVTWNDVSTALRPFYFIVHPDMFWNHPAEKQTNENSLKQLNAYIESLLQKQTARPLHLNFYLRQLKATTVPPQPFKNVQIKLASQNVHATVHDVLTSCSLPTDHLDSLNPKPQWKSASRKPEHRQSPTSAKYEYEPPVDDDFFARHEWTVDGRPSYNLTRFLRDNVHTARERSALSSPARAEAFRLSKETVTELGLEDLRWECDWGSGHYRGSLESFRRLCQQHPEVAASLRGRTLILGRTTGVSLDGHVVLSIEDVRHSWLSLLRSLARYDAYVRLVPPAERALSETLRGIRVEHRRFKPAVAAKAYVQQLSKLTVALHRHIWVKGLPSDWPARLTDHQLGVECEAGPLMLSPTGQFLAPASCPPALLLDFVGSQLSTAEQRRLLYRSQRRFETQLHQLCIETLNLESLSKENDVTPDRMVLCCERLLRAALWLEPLLSGCRLHVSHYCSVLQDGLVCLPWDWHE is encoded by the exons ATGTCTGCCAGAATGTCAAGGAGTATGGTCCTATGGGCGCGGTTTACGTTTCGTTTTACTGGCTGTTCTACCTGCGTTCGCTTGTCGTCCGTTGAAGCGCCAAGGGCAGTGACCTGGAACGATGTCTCGACAGCTTTGCGTCCATTCTACTTCATTGTGCATCCTGACATGTTCTGGAATCATCCTGCTGAAAAACAGACAAACGAGAACTCTCTCAAACAACTCAACGCATATATAGAGAGTCTGTTGCAGAAGCAGACGGCGAGGCCATTGCATCTAAACTTCTATCTGCGTCAGTTAAAAGCCACGACAGTGCCGCCGCAGCCGTTCAAGAACGTGCAGATCAAGCTCGCTAGTCAGAACGTCCACGCTACTGTACATGATGTGTTAACTTCGTGCAGCCTTCCCACTGACCATCTTGATTCGCTCAATCCGAAACCGCAATGGAAATCGGCCAGTCGCAAGCCGGAGCACAGGCAGTCGCCGACGTCTGCGAAGTACGAATACGAGCCTCCCGTGGACGATGACTTTTTTGCTCGTCACGAGTGGACCGTGGACGGCCGCCCCAGCTATAATTTGACACGGTTCTTACGCGACAACGTTCACACGGCTCGTGAACGTTCGGCGCTGAGCAGCCCCGCTCGAGCAGAAGCGTTTCGCCTGTCTAAGGAGACCGTGACCGAGCTGGGTCTCGAAGACCTGCGTTGGGAATGTGACTGGGGCTCTGGTCACTACCGCGGATCTCTCGAGAGCTTCCGGCGACTGTGCCAACAGCACCCCGAAGTGGCGGCCAGCTTGCGCGGCCGCACGCTGATACTTGGGAGAACAACGGGCGTCTCGCTTGACGGGCACGTCGTACTGAGCATCGAGGATGTACGCCACAGCTGGCTGTCGCTGCTGCGCTCGCTGGCCCGCTACGACGCATACGTGAGGCTGGTGCCACCCGCTGAGCGTGCCCTGTCCGAGACGTTGCGCGGGATCCGTGTCGAGCACCGTAGGTTCAAGCCAGCAGTAGCAGCCAAGGCATATGTGCAGCAGCTGAGCAAGCTAACCGTGGCACTCCATCG ACACATCTGGGTCAAGGGCCTCCCTAGTGACTGGCCAGCACGTCTCACAGACCACCAGTTGGGCGTTGAATGTGAGGCAGGCCCTCTGATGCTGTCGCCTACGGGACAGTTCTTGGCTCCAGCCTCCTGCCCACCAGCACTTCTCCTAGATTTTGTTGGTTCACAGTTGTCCACGGCTGAACAGAGACGCCTCCTTTATAGAAGCCAGCGGCGCTTTGAAACACAGTTGCATCAGCTCTGTATCGAAACACTCAACCTGGAGTCGCTTTCCAAAGAGAATGATGTTACGCCGGACCGGATGGTGCTTTGCTGTGAACGGCTCCTCAGGGCAGCATTGTGGCTAGAACCGCTGCTGAGTGGCTGTCGTCTCCATGTGTCTCACTACTGCTCTGTCCTGCAAGATGGCCTTGTCTGTCTACCTTGGGACTGGCATGAGTAG